One Primulina huaijiensis isolate GDHJ02 chromosome 8, ASM1229523v2, whole genome shotgun sequence genomic region harbors:
- the LOC140982442 gene encoding disease resistance protein At4g27190-like isoform X4, giving the protein MADCWLNPLKYVKDVGKFIVTEVLWPPVKLHINYWWCFDGNVEGLRDEIACLERERRNMEGNIEDARLRAESATTEVENWSNEGTQKLEKATKILQGCDDLKRWNIIPRYSVGKSAKETTEGIAKLRKEGNSIRIADPAPPAPMVPISHAPTLEFKSRKSMEEDIIKSLKDGNVRMIAICGAGGVGKTTMVRRIEERVRKEFDEVVTVVVSQQTDKTKIQNQIAEILRLGLSEKTLDGRAHKLRTRLKDSKKKLIIFDDVWKSFELEDIGVPYGGCKIILTSRLKDVCEEMEADKVIEIQVLDKKEAWTLFREKSGDCVDASHLLPTAEEVATECKGLPIALATVGKALKNKSIQTWKDALLQLKGANPSNFPQVLENVYMPLKLSYDFLENESEKSLFLLCCLFPEDYNIRIEDLALLSFGLGLFEGINNIEDGRNRTYHLLERLRSRFLLMTGRNEHEVKMHDVVRDVAIFIGSKEKQGFLDVCSMDSSRNCNWMSVEISNIANAKLPVGLDFPNLRLLMILNSNYSEFPKGFDVNDICFKGMEELTVLYFSHQNFQLLPSSLKFLKKLRKLNLENCKVKDISIVGELASLEILQIRWCEYVEELPADVGGLKFLRLLELRNCQKLKRIVAGVISSLVGLEELKIVGCFFHRWEAKGNVNASISELESLSNLTCLEIDIFDPNLLAQEILLSKQLRRYRIHAYEDKYLFDVMKHERIITLQLPRDVTIGNWIRRLGKNTQSLELRGDGSNDFNLGEMESLRELVFRNCSTVEKLMNAIDCKLPMLEHLKLRELRELEEIIDGTIPEGSNSFQNLESLVVEDLPKLGYLWKSPNQNVSLVNLKTISIEDCSNLRYLFSMATARSLLNLQSLEISFCDTIEQVLWNEMESNTEASIIEFPKLNTLQLLYLPNLLAFTQGVEIIKFPQLIELEINYCPNLRTKIDQFPAGMIEKIVVVDRDNLEEIFRDDGNRHIIFQELRELRLVNLSSLTTFYGGVESIKFPKLKVLTIGNLLRLNSFVPIDSEPTHDHNSLHLFCNKKNANEDENKDEYNEDEKHEDKKQIEGEENTESSNNNLM; this is encoded by the exons ATGGCAGACTGTTGGTTAAATCCGCTTAAATATGTAAAAGATGTTGGCAAATTCATAGTTACTGAGGTCCTTTGGCCTCCCGTCAAGCTCCATATCAATTATTGGTGGTGCTTCGACGGAAATGTTGAAGGCCTGAGGGATGAAATTGCTTGTTTGGAAAGGGAAAGGCGCAATATGGAGGGAAATATTGAAGATGCTCGGCTTCGTGCCGAGAGTGCTACGACTGAGGTCGAAAACTGGTCAAATGAAGGCACTCAGAAGCTTGAGAAGGCGACGAAGATTTTGCAAGGCTGCGATGATCTTAAGCGATGGAATATAATCCCGCGGTACTCGGTGGGAAAGAGTGCCAAAGAAACAACAGAAGGCATCGCAAAACTACGAAAAGAAGGAAATTCGATTAGGATTGCTGATCCAGCCCCTCCGGCACCAATGGTACCTATCTCTCATGCACCAACTTTGGAGTTTAAATCGAGAAAAAGCATGGAGGAAGACATCATCAAGTCTTTGAAAGATGGCAACGTCCGCATGATAGCGATTTGCGGCGCCGGAGGTGTTGGGAAGACAACTATGGTGCGAAGAATTGAGGAAAGGGTGAGAAAAGAATTTGATGAGGTTGTGACTGTAGTCGTCAGTCAACAAACTGACAAGACTAAAATTCAGAATCAAATTGCAGAAATATTACGTTTGGGTTTGAGCGAGAAGACTTTGGATGGTAGAGCACATAAATTGCGCACCAGGCTAAAGGATTCGAAGAAGAAACTCATAATATTTGATGATGTTTGGAAAAGCTTTGAGCTGGAGGATATCGGAGTTCCTTACGGAGGATGCAAAATTATATTGACATCTCGGCTGAAAGATGTATGTGAAGAAATGGAAGCCGATAAAGTAATTGAAATACAAGTCTTAGACAAAAAAGAAGCTTGGACACTTTTTAGAGAGAAATCTGGTGATTGCGTTGATGCTTCACATTTGCTTCCCACAGCAGAAGAAGTCGCAACAGAATGCAAAGGTTTGCCAATTGCGCTTGCAACCGTTGGTAAAGCtctgaaaaataaaagtatacAGACATGGAAAGATGCACTTTTACAACTGAAAGGAGCTAACCCATCGAATTTCCCGCAAGTTCTAGAAAATGTTTATATGCCTCTGAAACTGAGTTACGATTTCTTGGAAAATGAAAGTGAAAAGTCCCTTTTCCTGCTATGTTGCTTGTTTCCCGAAGATTATAATATCCGGATTGAGGACTTGGCTTTGCTCAGCTTTGGGTTAGGCTTGTTTGAGGGAATCAACAATATTGAAGATGGAAGAAACAGAACATATCATTTATTGGAGAGGCTTAGAAGTCGTTTTTTATTGATGACCGGTAGAAATGAACACGAGGTAAAAATGCATGATGTTGTTCGTGATGTGGCTATTTTCATTGGTTCAAAAGAAAAGCAAGGGTTTTTGGATGTGTGCTCAATGGATTCATCTCGCAATTGCAATTGGATGTCGGTGGAAATTTCAAATATTGCCAATGCCAAGCTTCCTGTTGGGTTGGATTTTCCAAATCTTCGTCTCTTGATGATTCTGAATTCCAATTATTCAGAATTTCCAAAAGGATTTGATGTCAatgatatttgttttaaagGTATGGAGGAGCTGACAGTCTTGTATTTTtcacatcaaaattttcaattactTCCATCGTCTCTGAAATTCCTAAAAAAACTTAGAAAGTTGAACTTGGAAAATTGCAAGGTGAAAGACATATCAATTGTTGGAGAGTTAGCAAGTTTGGAAATTCTTCAAATCCGGTGGTGTGAATATGTTGAAGAGTTACCAGCAGATGTTGGGGGATTGAAATTTCTAAGATTACTAGAATTGAGGAATTGCCAGAAACTCAAAAGAATAGTGGCTGGTGTCATATCAAGCTTGGTTGGGTTGGAGGAATTGAAGATAGTTGGTTGCTTTTTTCACAGATGGGAAGCAAAGGGAAATGTGAATGCTAGTATTTCAGAACTTGAGTCTCTCAGCAATTTGACTTGCTTGGAGATTGATATATTTGATCCCAACTTGCTCGCCCAAGAGATATTGCTTTCAAAGCAGTTAAGAAGATATCGAATACATGCTTATGAggacaaatatttatttgatgtcATGAAGCATGAGAGAATAATCACACTCCAATTACCGAGAGACGTGACAATAGGGAATTGGATTCGGCGACTAGGAAAGAACACCCAGTCGCTAGAATTACGTGGAGATGGTTCAAACGATTTTAATCTAGGTGAGATGGAAAGCTTGAGGGAGCTCGTATTTCGAAATTGTTCAACGGTGGAGAAATTGATGAATGCAATCGATTGCAAACTCCCCATGTTGGAGCACCTGAAGCTGAGAGAACTCAGAGAGTTGGAAGAGATAATTGATGGTACAATTCCAGAGGGATCCAATTCCTTCCAAAATCTAGAATCACTAGTTGTTGAAGATCTTCCCAAGTTGGGATATTTGTGGAAGAGTCCAAATCAGAATGTTTCACTGGTCAATCTCAAGACCATAAGCATTGAAGATTGTTCCAATCTACGATATCTCTTCTCAATGGCAACAGCAAGGAGTCTTCTCAATCTACAAAGCCTTGAAATTTCTTTCTGTGACACGATTGAACAAGTGTTGTGGAATGAAATGGAAAGCAACACAGAGGCTTCTATTATTGAGTTCCCAAAGTTGAATACACTGCAACTGTTATATCTGCCAAATCTTTTAGCTTTCACCCAAGGAGttgaaatcataaaattccCCCAGTTGATAGAACTAGAAATCAACTACTGCCCAAATCTCCGAACCAAAATCGACCAATTCCCTGCCGGCATGATTGAGAAGATCGTCGTTGTTGATCGTGACAATTTAGAAGAAATATTTAGGGATGATGGAAATCGCCACATCATATTCCAAGAATTGAGGGAACTGAGACTGGTGAATCTCTCATCCCTGACAACATTCTACGGAGGGGTTGAAAGCATCAAGTTTCCAAAGCTGAAAGTGTTGACGATTGGAAATTTGCTGAGGCTGAATAGTTTTGTGCCAATAGATTCAGAACCCACCCACGACCATAATTCTCTtcatttattttgcaataaaAAG AATGCAAACGAAGATGAGAACAAGGATGAGTACAATGAGGATGAGAAGCATGAGGACAAGAAACAGATAGAAGGCGAGGAAAACACGGAGAGCAGCAACAACAATCTTATGTGA